A stretch of the Methylacidiphilum caldifontis genome encodes the following:
- a CDS encoding DUF192 domain-containing protein: MNKFFLLIIFIFFFPWLIKGEESVRTVTLVGKLPYQRLLAEVVWKSEDLRRGLMYREKLPEDRGMLFVLPYEQKAVFWMKNTRIPLSIAFMDKTGMILEIYSMKPFDLTPLPSRSSSVKFALEVNEGWFQRHKITAGDQLNPLDISWDKLLNLLTSN; this comes from the coding sequence GTGAATAAATTTTTTTTGTTGATCATATTTATATTTTTTTTCCCTTGGTTGATTAAAGGTGAAGAATCTGTTAGGACAGTTACATTAGTAGGTAAACTGCCCTACCAGCGCCTTTTGGCTGAGGTGGTCTGGAAAAGTGAAGATCTGAGACGGGGTTTAATGTATAGAGAAAAATTACCAGAGGATAGGGGCATGCTTTTTGTGTTACCTTACGAACAAAAAGCTGTTTTTTGGATGAAAAATACCCGCATACCTTTATCCATTGCTTTCATGGACAAAACGGGTATGATCCTTGAAATTTATTCTATGAAACCTTTTGATTTAACTCCACTGCCTAGTCGTTCTTCATCGGTCAAGTTCGCATTAGAAGTCAATGAAGGATGGTTTCAAAGACACAAGATTACTGCTGGAGATCAACTTAATCCCTTGGATATATCTTGGGATAAACTTCTTAATTTATTAACCAGTAACTAA
- a CDS encoding superoxide dismutase has product MAYQIPPLPYPFDALEPYINTLTMDCHYNGHHKAYVQNLNKALANYPDLQQKRPEDLLVSLHTLPESIRTAVRNNGGGHVNHSFFWKIMAPKAGGKPQGKLYEDILSHFGSFESFQEKFEAAGLARFGSGWVWLVVNKEGKLEILSTPNQDNPLSDGHQPFLGCDVWEHAYYLKYQFRRGEWLKAFWNVVNWTAVEEFYSQALNKNLSFCP; this is encoded by the coding sequence ATGGCTTATCAAATACCCCCGTTACCTTATCCTTTTGATGCACTCGAACCTTATATCAATACATTGACAATGGATTGTCATTATAATGGCCATCATAAAGCTTATGTGCAGAACTTAAACAAAGCTTTAGCAAATTATCCAGACCTTCAGCAAAAAAGGCCTGAAGACTTGCTTGTTTCTCTCCATACTCTTCCTGAGTCTATAAGGACAGCAGTCCGAAACAACGGTGGGGGCCATGTTAATCATTCTTTTTTCTGGAAAATAATGGCTCCAAAAGCTGGAGGCAAACCACAGGGTAAACTCTACGAGGATATCCTTTCTCATTTTGGAAGTTTTGAGTCTTTTCAAGAAAAATTTGAAGCTGCGGGTCTAGCTCGTTTTGGAAGCGGTTGGGTTTGGCTAGTGGTTAACAAAGAAGGAAAGCTTGAGATTCTTTCTACACCCAATCAAGATAATCCTCTTTCTGATGGACATCAGCCCTTTTTGGGCTGTGATGTTTGGGAACATGCCTATTATTTAAAATATCAATTTCGAAGAGGAGAGTGGCTGAAAGCTTTCTGGAACGTGGTTAATTGGACTGCGGTAGAGGAATTTTACTCTCAAGCTTTGAATAAAAATCTTTCTTTCTGTCCCTAG
- the hpnC gene encoding squalene synthase HpnC — protein sequence MNIEEAYLYCKKIASHYENFPVGLLVGKDLAPHVHAIYAFSRIADDYADEGYLLKGNEIENEQKRKERLDKLNRWQSHLLDTKCNHKNPVFLALHDTIQKFDLPIKLFTDLLDAFRQDVLKNRYENFEEVLDYCKKSANPIGRLVLYLHHQTAEFQFFCSDCICTALQLANFWQDISIDLGKNRIYLPRQEMEQFKVSEADLFKRNFNSNFKELLSFQVQRTSNLFEKGKALINTLPFPLKLEIALTWHGGKRILDKIEKVGYNTLKFRPKLHYTDFFLLLIKALRTISEKSQRDKTLYIKA from the coding sequence ATGAATATTGAGGAAGCTTACCTATACTGCAAGAAGATCGCTTCCCATTATGAAAATTTTCCTGTGGGTTTGCTTGTTGGAAAAGATCTTGCACCCCATGTTCATGCCATATATGCCTTTTCTCGGATAGCCGATGATTACGCCGACGAAGGCTATCTTTTAAAAGGAAATGAAATAGAAAATGAACAAAAAAGAAAAGAAAGACTCGATAAACTCAATCGATGGCAGTCTCATCTTCTGGATACAAAATGTAACCATAAAAATCCTGTCTTTCTAGCTCTTCATGATACGATTCAAAAATTCGATCTTCCTATTAAACTTTTCACAGACCTGCTGGATGCTTTTCGACAGGATGTCTTAAAAAATAGATACGAAAATTTTGAAGAAGTACTCGATTACTGCAAAAAAAGTGCAAATCCCATTGGAAGGTTAGTTCTCTATCTCCATCACCAAACTGCTGAATTTCAGTTTTTCTGTTCTGACTGTATCTGTACTGCCCTTCAACTTGCCAATTTTTGGCAAGACATTTCCATAGATCTGGGGAAAAATAGGATTTATCTACCTAGGCAGGAAATGGAACAATTCAAAGTTTCCGAAGCTGATCTTTTCAAAAGAAACTTCAACTCTAATTTTAAAGAGCTGCTTTCTTTTCAAGTTCAAAGAACATCTAATCTCTTTGAAAAGGGAAAAGCTTTGATTAATACGCTGCCTTTTCCTCTGAAACTAGAGATTGCCTTAACCTGGCATGGAGGCAAAAGGATATTGGATAAAATAGAGAAGGTAGGATACAACACCCTAAAGTTTAGACCCAAACTACACTATACAGATTTTTTTCTTCTGCTTATCAAAGCATTAAGAACTATTTCTGAGAAAAGCCAGAGGGATAAGACTCTTTATATAAAAGCTTAA
- a CDS encoding histidinol-phosphatase HisJ family protein — MKIFADYHMHPQGHKLQPYTHQLLDPWAEACIQKEIGYFCFTDHDRYREGVDFSLFREWKQKYPGLNIGIGIERDNDPLTGKSGLAWVRENWENLDFVLGSVHFIGDWPFDRVGYEAGFSKRSIEEIYRDYVENLCSLIDEGFIDSVAHLDLIKIFNYKPAGKILDFFLPVLEKIKEKNLCLEINVAGLRKPVKEQYPSEEILFKAVELKIPFSIGSDAHSWAEVGKGFTQITDLLIKLGIEEVVVFRGHSRQAMPLNGMKG, encoded by the coding sequence ATGAAAATATTTGCCGATTATCATATGCATCCTCAAGGGCACAAACTGCAGCCCTATACCCATCAATTGCTTGATCCATGGGCTGAAGCTTGTATCCAAAAAGAAATTGGCTATTTCTGCTTTACTGATCACGATAGATATAGAGAAGGCGTCGATTTTAGCCTCTTTAGAGAATGGAAACAGAAATATCCAGGTTTAAATATTGGCATAGGTATAGAAAGAGATAACGATCCGCTTACAGGTAAATCGGGGTTGGCTTGGGTAAGGGAAAATTGGGAAAATCTGGATTTTGTTCTTGGATCTGTTCATTTTATTGGGGATTGGCCTTTCGATAGGGTTGGTTACGAAGCAGGGTTTTCAAAAAGATCTATTGAAGAGATTTATCGAGATTATGTGGAAAATTTATGCAGTTTAATTGACGAAGGCTTTATTGATTCCGTGGCCCACTTAGATCTCATTAAAATATTTAATTATAAACCTGCCGGTAAAATCTTAGATTTCTTTCTACCGGTTTTAGAAAAGATAAAGGAAAAAAATTTATGCTTAGAGATTAATGTTGCTGGATTGCGCAAACCTGTAAAAGAGCAGTATCCATCTGAAGAAATTCTTTTTAAAGCGGTTGAACTCAAAATTCCTTTTTCTATAGGCTCTGATGCTCATTCCTGGGCAGAAGTAGGCAAAGGGTTTACCCAAATTACAGATCTTCTAATCAAGCTTGGAATTGAAGAGGTGGTTGTTTTTAGAGGACATTCTAGGCAAGCAATGCCTCTCAATGGGATGAAAGGTTAA